From Pyrenophora tritici-repentis strain M4 chromosome 1, whole genome shotgun sequence, the proteins below share one genomic window:
- a CDS encoding CaiC, Acyl-CoA synthetase (AMP-forming)-AMP-acid ligase II, whose product MPTKSPYPDVEIPDVDLWGLTFDRKDREFSDDKVIYRAVKSDRNYTFSDVKKAATQFGIGLRDLWDWQKNDILALYTPNDIDVPPVIFGTFYAGGIVTPANPGYSKDELVYQLKNSGAKALVTTMAFLDTAVQAAKEVGIPDERLILLGPEKHSANRYKHWTAIVKSFGTPNYRRRKADPQDLAFLAYSSGTTGLPKGVMLSHRNMVSDLLLAKGAIGKWYSSEDKFIGVLPFFHIYGLMALVLQTIHRGIELVVMPGFDMKTFLETIQNQKITFVYVAPPIIVRLSRDAMVEKYDLSSIKMMTSGAAPLTKELVESVHKRLNIKITQAYGLSETSPMTHGQPWDEWYSSVGSVGKLLPNMHAKYIAADGTELGPGQVGELWMSGPNIFKGYWKNEAATKDAITPDGYFKTGDIGFQDEKHNFYITDRVKELIKYKGFQVPPAELEGKLMESDLIDDVAVIGVNDEQQHTEIPRAYIVASKRAGAGEKEARAIVEWMNKKVANHKRLRGGVVFVDEVPKSASGKILRRLLKERSKTDVPMGVSAKAKL is encoded by the exons ATGCCTACCAAGTCGCCTTATCCTGACGTGGAGATTCCCGATGTGGACCTCTGGGGTCTGACGTTCGATCGCAAGGATCGCGAATTTTCCGATGACAAAGTCATATACCGTGCGGTCAAATCAGACCGCAATTACACCTTCTCGGACGTAAAGAAGGCCGCAACACAGTTTGGCATTGGGTTACGGGATCTCTGGGATTGGCAGAAAAATGATATACTGGCATTGTATACACCAAACGACATCGACGTCCCACCAGTCATCTTCGGAACTTTCTACGCAGGTGGCATTGTTACACCTGCCAACCCCGGATACTCCAAGGATGAATTGGTTTACCAACTTAAGAACTCAGGGGCCAAAGCACTTGTTACCACTATGGCGTTTCTCGACACCGCGGTCCAGGCAGCGAAGGAAGTCGGTATTCCGGATGAACGTCTGATCCTGCTAGGTCCTGAGAAGCACAGTGCAAACAGGTACAAGCACTGGACTGCCATTGTGAAATCGTTTGGAACGCCAAACTATCGCAGAAGAAAGGCCGACCCTCAAGACCTCGCATTCCTAGCATACAGCTCTGGAACTACCGGACTGCCAAAAGGTGTCATGCTCAGCCACCGCAACATGGTATCTGACCTCCTTCTTGCAAAAGGAGCGATCGGGAAATGGTACTCGTCAGAAGACAAATTCATAGGCGTGCTTCCGTTCTTTCACATCTACGGGCTCATGGCGCTAGTGCTACAAACGATACACCGGGGTATTGAGCTCGTTGTTATGCCAGGCTTCGACATGAAGACGTTTTTGGAAACAATTCAGAACCAGAAGATCACCTTTGTATACGTCGCGCCCCCCATCATCGTGCGCTTGTCCCGCGACGCAATGGTGGAAAAGTACGATCTCTCGTCCATAAAGATGATGACAAGCGGTGCCGCTCCTCTCACAAAAGAGCTCGTCGAATCCGTGCACAAGAGACTGAACATCAAGATTACCCAAGCATACGGTCTCAGCGAAACAAGCCCCATGACACATGGCCAG CCCTGGGACGAATGGTACTCCTCCGTCGGCAGCGTCGGCAAGCTCCTCCCCAACATGCACGCCAAATACATTGCCGCAGACGGCACAGAGCTAGGTCCCGGCCAAGTCGGCGAGCTCTGGATGTCCGGCCCCAACATCTTCAAGGGCTACTGGAAGAACGAAGCGGCGACAAAAGACGCAATTACCCCCGACGGCTACTTCAAAACCGGCGACATTGGCTTCCAAGACGAAAAACACAACTTTTACATCACCGATCGCGTCAAGGAACTCATCAAATACAAGGGCTTCCAGGTTCCGCCTGCAGAGCTCGAGGGCAAACTCATGGAGAGCGACTTGATCGACGATGTAGCCGTCATTGGCGTCAATGATGAACAGCAGCATACAGAGATTCCTAGGGCGTATATTGTCGCATCCAAGCGTGCAGGAGCGGGCGAGAAAGAAGCGCGGGCGATAGTCGAATGGATGAATAAGAAAGTGGCGAATCACAAGAGGCTGAGAGGCGGCGTTGTGTTTGTGGATGAGGTGCCCAAGAGTGCGAGTGGCAAGATTTTGAGAAGGTTGTTGAAGGAGAGGAGTAAGACGGATGTGCCAATGGGTGTTTCGGCAAAGGCGAAGTTGTAA
- a CDS encoding RNA-binding protein (RRM domain): MSYETDNYDQRDRSPRRRSRSPRRSRRSYSPRSRSRSREDYRRTERRSRSPNSGAQAAAGGYQSYGAGRGGSSRPVENKGEMMQSIRDSSQQDRRVYVGNLSYDVKWHHLKDFMRQAGEVLFADVLLLPNGMSKVTKDGLSSAGGAGAGRQVYVANLPYNVGWQDLKDLFRQAANNGQVLRADVHTAPDGRPKGSGIVAFETPEDARNAITQFNGYDWQGRNLEVREDRFAGAQGGFGGRGGFAGGRGGFGGGFGRGGFGARGGFGGGFGGRGGYGGGAGYGGGAPGGPAFDPNAAPAAPNPFTDYATAGGEPSNTIYVRNLPWSTSNEDLVELFTTIGKVERAEIQYEPNGRSRGTGVVEFEKAADAETSIAKFTGYQYGGRPLGLAYVKYTNLGNGDAMEGTEHTGGLTQDQIM, encoded by the exons ATGTCGTACGAAACTGACAACTATGACCAGCGCGACCGCTCACCTCGTCGTCGATCTCGCTCACCGCGACGCTCCAGACGCTCTTACTCGCCCCGCAGCCGCTCGCGCAGCCGTGAGGATTACCGTCGCACAGAACGTCGCTCGCGCTCTCCAAACAGTGGCGCCCAAGCTGCGGCAGGTGGTTATCAGTCTTACGGTGCCGGTCGAGGAGGCTCATCGCGACCTGTCGAGAACAAGGGCGAGATGATGCAAAGTATTAGGGATTCTTCGCAACAAGACCGTCGCGTCTATGTGGGAAACTTATCATACGATGTCAAGTGGCACCACCTGAAGGATTTCATGCGTCAAG CTGGTGAAGTCCTCTTTGCAGATGTCTTGCTGCTTCCCAACGGAATGTCAAAGGTAACAAAAGATGGCTTGTCTT CTGCTGGTGGCGCCGGTGCTGGACGACAGGTCTATGTTGCCAAC CTTCCCTATAACGTAGGCTGGCAAGACTTGAAAGACCTCTTTCGTCAGGCTGCCAACAACGGTCAAGTGCTTCGCGCTGACGTCCACACCGCGCCTGACGGCCGTCCTAAGGGCTCCGGCATCGTTGCATTCGAGACACCCGAGGACGCACGCAATGCCATTACCCAGTTCAACGGCTATGACTGGCAGGGCCGAAACCTAGAGGTTCGTGAGGACCGTTTCGCCGGTGCTCAGGGTGGTTTCGGCGGCCGTGGCGGATTTGCTGGCGGTCGTGGAGGCTTTGGTGGAGGCTTTGGACGTGGTGGTTTTGGTGCCCGTGGTGGCTTCGGTGGCGGCTTCGGCGGTCGTGGAGGCTATGGCGGTGGTGCTGGATACGGTGGTGGTGCTCCTGGCGGCCCTGCCTTCGACCCCAAtgctgctcctgctgcaCCGAACCCGTTCACAGACTATGCTACCGCAGGTGGAGAGCCTAGTAACACCATCTACGTCCGTAACCTTCCCTGGTCGACTAGCAACGAGGATCTCGTCGAGCTCTTCACTACTATCGGCAAGGTCGAGCGCGCTGAGATTCAGTATGAGCCCAACGGCCGCTCTCGTGGAACTGGTGTTGTCGAATTTGAGAAGGCTGCAGACGCAGAAACCTCTATTG CCAAGTTCACCGGTTATCAGTACGGTGGCAGACCCCTGGGCCTGGCCTATGTCAAGTACACTAATCTGGGTAACGGCGACGCCATGGAGGGTACTGAGCACACAGGTGGCTTGACTCAGGATCAAATCATGTAA
- a CDS encoding solute carrier family 25 protein — MSADFWAGYVSGAAGIIIGNPLDLIKTRLQAGKAAQTLEATSPLPSPTSFKGNFENAGSLVRGATAPILTYGALNALLFVTYNRTLSLLHENPSSPTNFSKVFLAGATGGLASFVVSAPTELVKCRAQVSTHAATTSWTIARDVWRSEGIRGLYYGGGITSVRDAVGYGFYFWSYELSKQAWSSPNDSDRETAMKVLLCGGLAGVITWASIFPLDVIKTRVQTQILHAPAAQSEQGLLLPTETQWKRLSSVEIASLAYRTEGMGVFFRGLGICSVRAFVVNAVQWAVYEWTMKLLQQP; from the exons ATGTCCGCCGATTTCTGGGCAGGCTATGTATCCGGCGCCGCTGGAATAATAATTGGCAACCCACTTGACCTCATAAAAACGCGACTCCAAGCCGGCAAGGCCGCCCAAACCCTCGAAGCTACATCCCCCCTCCCTTCCCCAACATCCTTCAAAGGGAACTTTGAAAATGCCGGATCCCTAGTGCGAG GCGCAACAGCACCGATACTCACCTACGGCGCGCTCAATGCCCTCCTCTTCGTAACATATAACCGCACACTCTCCCTACTCCACGAGAACCCCTCGTCGCCGACCAACTTTTCAAAGGTCTTTCTCGCTGGCGCAACGGGCGGTCTTGCGTCCTTTGTCGTCAGCGCGCCTACTGAGCTTGTAAAGTGTCGGGCGCAGGTCTCTACCCATGCGGCAACAACGTCTTGGACTATAGCGAGAGATGTGTGGAGATCGGAGGGAATCAGGGGGTTATACTATGGTGGTGGTATAACTAGTGTGAGGGATGCGGTGGGCTATGGATTCTA TTTCTGGTCCTATGAGCTGTCCAAACAGGCCTGGAGTTCGCCAAATGACTCGGATAGAGAAACGGCTATGAAAGTGCTGTTGTGTGGTGGTCTGGCCGGGGTGATTACCTGGGCCTCTATCTTTCCGTTGGATGTCATCAAGACGAGGGTGCAGACTCAAATTCTACACGCACCGGCAGCACAGAGTGAACAGGGCCTGCTATTGCCAACAGAGACGCAATGGAAGCGATTGAGTTCAGTCGAAATCGCAAGTTTAGCATACCGGACAGAGGGTATGGGCGTATTCTTTAGAGGTCTTGGGATATGTAGTGTACGAGCTTTCGTTGTCAATGCCGTACAATGGGCCGTATATGAATGGACGATGAAGCTACTGCAGCAGCCATAA